A single region of the Salarchaeum japonicum genome encodes:
- a CDS encoding LysE family translocator, whose amino-acid sequence MFASVAAGVAFGLALAAPPGPMNAVIAEEAVQRGWRKGVRAGLGAATADFCFFVLALVGVVAVVTDVPLLHAALLAVGGVLMLYFAYGAYRGVSESFREAGERRVAGTGFQRAFVLAITNPYQLAFWLSAGVALVEPGTLDLLSYTPYLGDSLAGALVVHTGSLALIFGFFAGVLGWVVSFPLALAAAERRVESLAPAVSALSALLLAGFGLLFLADAARTIA is encoded by the coding sequence ATGTTCGCGTCAGTCGCCGCGGGCGTCGCGTTCGGCCTCGCGCTCGCCGCACCCCCCGGCCCGATGAACGCCGTCATCGCCGAGGAAGCCGTGCAGCGCGGCTGGCGGAAGGGCGTTCGCGCCGGTCTCGGCGCGGCGACCGCCGACTTCTGCTTCTTCGTGCTCGCGCTCGTCGGCGTCGTCGCCGTCGTCACCGACGTTCCGCTCCTCCACGCCGCCCTGCTCGCCGTCGGCGGCGTCCTCATGCTCTACTTCGCGTACGGCGCGTACCGCGGCGTCTCCGAGTCGTTCCGCGAGGCGGGCGAGCGACGCGTCGCCGGCACCGGCTTCCAGCGCGCGTTCGTCCTCGCCATCACCAACCCCTACCAGCTCGCGTTCTGGCTGTCCGCCGGCGTCGCACTCGTCGAACCCGGCACGCTCGACCTCCTCAGCTACACGCCCTACCTCGGCGACTCCCTCGCCGGCGCGCTCGTCGTCCACACCGGCAGCCTCGCACTCATCTTCGGGTTCTTCGCGGGCGTGCTCGGCTGGGTCGTCTCCTTCCCGCTCGCGCTCGCCGCCGCCGAACGCCGCGTCGAATCCCTCGCACCCGCCGTCAGCGCGCTCTCAGCCCTCCTCCTCGCCGGATTCGGCCTGCTGTTCCTCGCCGACGCCGCGCGAACCATCGCGTGA
- a CDS encoding SDR family NAD(P)-dependent oxidoreductase gives MADETALVTGAGAGIGRAIARQLADDGYHVVVTDIDPDGGAETVDIVEDDGGRATFTELDVTDHDAVEATIDATVEEYGGLDVLVNNAGVGHEPALVEDVSVTDRDRLISVNVEGVWNGCHAAIPHMKQAGEGRIVNISSLAGVVGSPRIATYSLTKGAVLNFTRAIAAELGPAGVRANAVCPGFVETSMADEFFAGSDDPEKARERMERQYPLRRLGHPDEVADAVSFLASENASYITGHGLLVDGGFNAT, from the coding sequence ATGGCAGACGAAACCGCACTCGTCACCGGTGCCGGCGCCGGAATCGGCCGCGCAATCGCTCGACAGCTCGCCGACGACGGCTACCACGTCGTCGTCACCGACATCGACCCCGACGGCGGCGCGGAGACCGTCGATATCGTCGAGGACGACGGCGGACGCGCGACGTTCACCGAACTCGACGTGACCGACCACGACGCCGTCGAAGCCACCATCGACGCCACCGTCGAAGAGTACGGCGGCCTCGACGTGCTCGTGAACAACGCCGGCGTCGGCCACGAACCCGCGCTCGTCGAAGACGTCTCCGTCACCGACCGCGACCGCCTCATCTCCGTCAACGTCGAAGGCGTCTGGAACGGCTGTCACGCCGCCATCCCCCACATGAAACAGGCCGGCGAGGGCCGCATCGTCAACATCTCCTCGCTCGCCGGCGTCGTCGGCTCCCCCCGAATCGCCACCTACTCACTCACCAAGGGCGCAGTCCTGAACTTCACGCGCGCCATCGCCGCCGAACTCGGCCCCGCCGGCGTCCGCGCGAACGCCGTCTGCCCCGGCTTCGTCGAAACCAGCATGGCCGACGAGTTCTTCGCCGGCAGCGACGACCCCGAGAAAGCCCGCGAACGCATGGAACGCCAGTACCCCCTCCGCCGACTCGGCCACCCCGACGAAGTCGCCGACGCCGTCTCCTTCCTCGCCAGCGAAAACGCCTCCTACATCACCGGCCACGGCCTCCTCGTCGACGGCGGATTCAACGCGACCTGA
- a CDS encoding MaoC family dehydratase, with the protein MPDTTVVEGWQGRFYEDFDVGDVYKHPYGRTVTETDNVWFTNLTMNVNPMHFNEAYASATEFEERLVDGTFVIALAVGMSVVDVSVNATANLGYDDVQHHAPVFHGDTIFAESEVLSKRELDSREHVGVVTTELRAYNQEGTKVLSLERTPMVLKREYADVSADRPPGWPDGVGTQAED; encoded by the coding sequence ATGCCAGACACTACCGTGGTCGAGGGGTGGCAGGGACGGTTCTACGAGGACTTCGATGTGGGCGACGTGTACAAGCACCCGTACGGGCGGACGGTGACCGAGACGGACAACGTCTGGTTCACGAACCTCACGATGAACGTGAACCCGATGCACTTCAACGAGGCGTACGCGTCGGCGACCGAGTTCGAGGAGCGCCTCGTGGACGGGACGTTCGTCATCGCGCTCGCGGTGGGGATGAGTGTCGTGGACGTGTCCGTGAACGCCACCGCGAACCTCGGGTACGACGACGTCCAGCACCACGCGCCCGTCTTCCACGGCGACACCATCTTCGCCGAGTCCGAAGTGCTCTCGAAGCGCGAACTCGATAGCAGAGAACACGTCGGCGTCGTCACCACGGAGTTGCGCGCGTACAACCAGGAGGGGACGAAGGTGTTGTCGTTGGAGCGGACGCCGATGGTGCTCAAGCGGGAGTACGCGGACGTGTCGGCGGATCGCCCGCCGGGCTGGCCGGACGGCGTCGGCACGCAGGCCGAGGATTAG
- a CDS encoding type 1 periplasmic-binding domain-containing protein, translated as MTSGGDVRDLVSFSLDGEDLRVRDALTNRAFTFSLDAAGYEPAPPDGFLFPVDDAVGTTTDAIEFPPGVTAYLRNANGDHRGEFSTTPRDLPEGTHYLELAAPVKTYVRLSRTAATAAYTEPRSEGGVLRVSFPEPAYVEVGARSAHDRPRATMTVPDDPRALMRAVSRLGSSIREFSPERSWPTLRGYPPGIEVGDELAIPDGLRTPDTGVTLGVPDSLAAVYRVAPLAYYLGATVEPASEPRLSLSNGYTAPIAPDEPLETAVDRLLATCLVLDSLARTDGYYALPRHEYDELAARLPFYPPNLYESSIPEQLMEYLEVSPDLLAPAVPQWPVTAVLRDDIADAELLPHVLHGLWRVHVDDDRRTIDSGAFGPSAATAHAAGVPPVGDTRLVPSFRDAARRTPYVTRDDSETVVFAGSDRASALRDATAALPEPVTVTASDDRETVRETAADATVAYWDRPVRPDGISCTDGVLAFDALDTTTLGLGVVTGTHAFDAAVALAERGVPAVIAAPDRLPADRVADLLHCAQVGCSAEAAVRYADLGDAVRVVGHPTYVPVRPDDSAFPARIDVDSRPSGRHAFTTRLAVTADDPLGGVARFTHPVEYDAYNLAGVAVQHPETHDPANAASLLGHPTTFPRVDGTPVRPTDRVTPATLRRATHDRAD; from the coding sequence ATGACCTCCGGTGGCGACGTCCGCGACCTCGTCTCGTTCTCCCTCGACGGCGAGGATCTTCGCGTCCGGGATGCGCTCACGAACCGGGCGTTCACGTTCTCCCTCGACGCCGCCGGCTACGAACCCGCACCACCGGACGGATTCCTCTTCCCCGTGGACGACGCCGTCGGGACGACGACGGACGCCATCGAGTTCCCGCCCGGCGTCACCGCCTACCTCCGGAACGCGAACGGCGACCACCGCGGCGAGTTCTCCACGACGCCCCGCGACCTCCCCGAGGGCACGCACTACCTCGAACTCGCCGCGCCTGTGAAGACCTACGTTCGGCTGAGCCGAACCGCGGCGACCGCCGCGTACACGGAACCGCGAAGCGAGGGCGGCGTGCTCCGCGTCTCCTTCCCCGAACCGGCGTACGTCGAGGTCGGTGCGCGCTCCGCGCACGACCGGCCGCGGGCGACGATGACCGTGCCGGACGACCCGCGCGCGCTGATGCGGGCCGTTTCGCGGCTCGGGTCGTCGATACGAGAGTTCTCGCCGGAGCGGTCGTGGCCGACGCTCCGCGGCTACCCGCCCGGCATCGAGGTCGGCGACGAACTCGCCATCCCCGACGGCCTCCGGACGCCCGACACGGGCGTCACGCTCGGCGTCCCCGACTCGCTTGCGGCCGTCTATCGGGTCGCGCCGCTCGCGTACTACCTCGGCGCGACCGTCGAACCCGCGAGCGAACCGCGGCTGTCGCTCTCGAACGGCTACACCGCCCCGATCGCTCCCGACGAACCGCTCGAAACCGCCGTCGACCGCCTGCTCGCGACGTGTCTCGTGCTCGACTCGCTCGCGCGCACGGACGGCTACTACGCGCTCCCCCGCCACGAGTACGACGAACTCGCGGCCAGGCTCCCGTTCTACCCGCCGAACCTCTACGAGTCCTCGATACCCGAACAGCTCATGGAGTACCTCGAAGTCTCTCCTGACCTACTCGCGCCTGCCGTCCCGCAGTGGCCGGTGACCGCGGTGCTCCGGGACGACATCGCGGACGCGGAACTCCTCCCGCACGTCCTCCACGGCCTCTGGCGCGTCCACGTCGACGACGACCGACGGACGATAGACTCCGGCGCGTTCGGCCCGTCCGCCGCCACCGCGCACGCGGCCGGCGTACCGCCCGTCGGCGACACCCGCCTCGTTCCGTCGTTCCGCGACGCCGCGCGGCGGACGCCGTACGTCACGCGCGACGACTCCGAGACCGTCGTGTTCGCGGGTTCTGACCGTGCGTCCGCGCTCCGCGACGCGACCGCCGCCCTCCCCGAACCCGTCACCGTCACCGCGAGCGACGACCGCGAGACCGTCCGGGAGACCGCCGCGGACGCGACCGTCGCGTACTGGGATCGACCGGTCCGACCCGACGGCATTTCGTGCACCGACGGCGTCCTGGCGTTCGACGCGCTCGACACGACCACGCTGGGTCTCGGCGTCGTCACCGGCACGCACGCGTTCGACGCGGCGGTCGCGCTCGCGGAACGCGGCGTCCCCGCAGTTATCGCGGCTCCCGACCGCCTCCCAGCCGACCGGGTCGCCGACCTCCTCCACTGCGCCCAGGTCGGCTGCTCCGCCGAAGCCGCCGTGCGGTACGCCGACCTCGGGGACGCCGTCCGCGTGGTCGGCCACCCGACCTACGTTCCCGTTCGTCCCGACGACAGCGCCTTCCCCGCACGAATCGACGTCGACTCACGACCGTCCGGCCGGCACGCGTTCACCACCAGGCTCGCCGTCACCGCGGACGACCCACTCGGCGGCGTCGCCCGGTTCACCCACCCCGTCGAATACGACGCCTACAACCTCGCCGGCGTCGCCGTCCAACACCCCGAAACGCACGACCCGGCGAACGCCGCATCCCTCCTCGGCCACCCCACGACCTTCCCCCGCGTCGACGGCACACCCGTCCGACCCACCGACCGCGTCACTCCCGCGACCCTCCGCCGCGCCACCCACGACCGCGCGGACTGA
- a CDS encoding aldo/keto reductase translates to MAVSDLDLDFVSVGGTGLKSSELQFGTWRFGKQTEEGNVEIGEERAKELLTAYADAGGRYIDTADVYGGGASEEWIGDWLSDRDRERYTIASKIYWQIRENDPNSRGTNRKNVRDRIDALLERLGTDYVDVLYIHRWDDQTPTRELMKTLNRLVEDGKVHYLGASTLRPNAWKVAKANELARAEGWEPFSVLQPRYNLVDREIEGDYLEFARSEDLAVCPWSPLGQGFLTGKYTREDGLTGESRAAESSRFEDAYLTEENFDVHDELEAVADEVDATPAQTALAWLSHRDGVTAPIVGARTVEQLEENLGAATIDLTDEQVDRLTEAKGGPYSSL, encoded by the coding sequence ATGGCAGTCAGTGACCTCGACCTCGACTTCGTGTCCGTCGGCGGAACCGGCCTCAAATCGAGCGAACTCCAGTTCGGGACGTGGCGGTTCGGCAAGCAGACCGAGGAGGGGAACGTCGAAATCGGCGAGGAGCGCGCGAAGGAACTCCTCACGGCGTACGCCGACGCGGGCGGCCGGTACATCGACACCGCGGACGTGTACGGCGGCGGCGCGAGCGAGGAGTGGATCGGCGACTGGCTCAGTGACCGCGACCGGGAGCGATACACCATCGCCTCCAAGATTTACTGGCAGATTCGGGAGAACGACCCCAACAGCCGGGGGACGAACCGGAAGAACGTCCGCGACCGCATCGACGCGCTCCTCGAACGGCTCGGAACGGACTACGTGGACGTGCTCTACATCCACCGCTGGGACGACCAGACGCCGACGCGGGAGCTGATGAAGACGCTGAACCGCCTCGTCGAGGACGGGAAAGTCCACTACCTCGGCGCGTCCACGCTGCGGCCGAACGCGTGGAAGGTCGCGAAGGCGAACGAACTCGCGCGCGCCGAGGGCTGGGAGCCGTTCTCGGTGCTTCAGCCGCGGTACAACCTCGTCGACCGCGAAATCGAGGGGGACTACCTGGAGTTCGCGCGGAGCGAAGACCTCGCGGTCTGCCCGTGGAGCCCGCTCGGCCAGGGCTTCCTCACCGGGAAGTACACGCGCGAGGACGGCCTGACCGGCGAGTCCCGCGCGGCGGAGTCCAGTCGGTTCGAGGACGCCTACCTCACCGAGGAGAACTTCGACGTGCACGACGAACTCGAAGCCGTCGCCGACGAGGTGGACGCGACGCCCGCGCAGACCGCGCTCGCGTGGCTCAGCCACCGCGACGGCGTCACCGCGCCCATCGTCGGCGCGCGCACCGTCGAACAGCTGGAGGAGAACCTCGGTGCGGCCACAATCGACCTCACGGACGAACAGGTAGACCGGCTCACCGAGGCGAAGGGCGGCCCGTACAGTAGTCTCTGA